One genomic window of Branchiostoma lanceolatum isolate klBraLanc5 chromosome 5, klBraLanc5.hap2, whole genome shotgun sequence includes the following:
- the LOC136434387 gene encoding slit homolog 2 protein-like, with amino-acid sequence MYMICTDCNNLNYSCIRTEISMGEKLLLSLLIILKVFGSTEAACSITGSTADCTNQNFTSVPQNLPTGITHLDLGNNLITTLSQSDFSQYGSLTRLDLENNQIATINSQTFHNLSDLITLNLQLNRLSNLRSDMFTGLGNLGDLRLYNNEISDIQAGTFNSTPQLRILDLYQNKLTIRSDMFIGLGKLLYLDLHNNEISDIQAGTFSSTPQLRTLYLYQNNLTNLRSDMFTGLGNLDTLQLDSNEISDIQAGTFNSTPQLRVFHLQQNELTNLRSDMFTGLGDLQFLYLYNNEISDIQAGTFSSTPQLRTMLLLQNKLTNLRSDMFTGLGNLDRLQLHNNEISDIQAGTFNSTPQLRSLTLHENKLTNLRFDMFTGLRNLQTLWLHNNEISDIQSGTFNSTTQLRELNLYQNKLTNLRSDMFTGLGNLQDLDIHRNEISDNDIPAGTFNPTTQLTSLSLNQNKLTSLRSDMFTGLGNLEYLHLRYNEISDIQAGTFQSTPQLRELNLQHNRLTVLKSEIFAELSSFSTVNIDNNPWQCDCRMVPFRQMMNGSHSFENQITCEGPGNFHGQKLQDISIEDLMSDCEEPTILRFGRGDNNTVVEGETLHLVCEASGIPTPDITVTLPSGLNATVESSGRVTVEVNGAINITDVTAEDSGLYNCIAASFVGSTSVTLSIVVQLNIPTTVTMSPVTSPLTVTGASNKPESSSTNRAQDNSTYSLPIVGSTPSKTTPNVSFPTFVTPTSSEQPKSTDTFSLPVLVGSVCGAVFGTALLFIIILTIWHKKRSKNSQLGSNPDEEEYHDVIPLSQISHTDNVTDHREQVGMIEHEYEVIPPSPPPGNVSGPLSDDQNGSAAAHGADSPQGVVDEEEYESVKDDPQSHKYENSHVIAKDTEETVEVIMDPDDYLSFVVTEKDTPQPGKCENSQMATAAKDAAAGPQVILDEYESMTGNNDFMSHKYENSQVIAAAKDAAAGPQVILDEYELMTGNDDFMSHKYENSQVIAAAKDAAAVPQVISYENDDESTRKDDPQSHYENSQVIAAVKDAAAVPQVISYENDDETADNQTQADC; translated from the coding sequence atgtacatgatttgTACAGATTGTAACAATTTAAACTATTCCTGTATCAGGACAGAGATCAGCATGGGTGAAAAGCTGCTGTTATCCCTTCTGATCATCCTGAAGGTGTTTGGATCAACAGAAGCTGCCTGCAGCATTACAGGTTCTACTGCTGACTGCACCAACCAGAACTTCACCAGTGTTCCTCAGAACCTGCCAACAGGCATCACTCACTTAGATTTGGGAAATAATCTAATCACAACATTAAGTCAGTCTGATTTCTCACAGTATGGGAGCTTGACACGTCTAGATCTAGAAAACAATCAAATTGCAACAATCAACAGCCAAACATTCCATAACTTGTCAGATTTGATCACTTTGAATCTTCAATTGAACCGCCTGTCAAACCTCAGATCTGACATGTTCACAGGGCTGGGAAATTTGGGGGACCTTAGGCTGTACAATAATGAGATCAGTGATATTCAGGCTGGAACTTTCAATTCAACACCACAACTGAGAATCTTGGACCTGTATCAGAACAAGTTAACAATCAGATCTGACATGTTTATAGGGCTGGGAAAATTATTGTACCTTGACTTACACAATAATGAGATCAGTGACATTCAGGCTGGAACTTTCAGTTCAACACCACAACTGAGAACCTTGTACCTGTATCAGAACAACTTAACAAACCTCAGATCTGACATGTTTACAGGGCTGGGAAACTTGGATACCCTTCAGCTGGACAGTAATGAGATCAGTGACATTCAGGCTGGAACTTTCAATTCAACACCACAACTGAGAGTGTTCCACCTGCAGCAGAACGAGTTAACAAACCTCAGATCTGACATGTTTACAGGGCTAGGAGACTTACAGTTCCTTTACTTGTACAATAATGAGATCAGTGACATTCAGGCTGGAACTTTCAGTTCAACACCACAACTGAGAACCATGTTGCTGCTTCAGAACAAGTTAACAAACCTCAGATCTGACATGTTCACAGGGCTGGGAAACTTGGATCGCCTTCAGCTACACAATAATGAGATCAGTGACATTCAGGCAGGAACTTTCAATTCAACACCACAACTGAGAAGCTTAACCCTGCATGAGAACAAGTTAACAAACCtcagatttgacatgtttaCAGGGCTGAGAAATTTGCAGACCCTTTGGCTCCACAATAATGAGATCAGTGACATTCAGTCTGGAACTTTCAATTCAACAACGCAACTGAGAGAGTTGAACCTGTATCAGAACAAGTTAACAAACCTCAGATCTGACATGTTCACAGGGCTGGGAAACTtgcaggaccttgacatacataGAAATGAGATCAGTGATAATGATATTCCAGCTGGAACTTTCAATCCAACAACGCAACTGACAAGCTTGTCCCTGAATCAGAACAAGTTAACAAGCCTCAGATCTGACATGTTTACAGGGCTGGGAAACTTGGAGTACCTTCACTTGCGCTATAATGAGATCAGTGACATTCAGGCTGGAACTTTCCAGTCAACACCACAACTGAGAGAGTTAAACCTTCAGCACAATAGACTTACAGTCCTAAAATCAGAGATCTTTGCAGAACTCTCATCATTCTCTACTGTAAACATTgacaacaacccctggcagtgtgactgtaggatggttCCCTTCAGGCAAATGATGAATGGGTCTCATTCATTTGAAAACCAAATCACATGTGAAGGACCAGGAAACTTCCACGGGCAAAAACTTCAAGATATCAGTATTGAAGATCTAATGTCAGACTGTGAAGAACCAACCATACTGAGGTTTGGGAGGGGTGACAATAACACAGTGGTAGAGGGGGAGACTCTCCATTTGGTCTGTGAAGCTTCAGGAATCCCCACACCAGACATCACAGTCACTCTCCCATCTGGACTGAATGCAACTGTTGAGTCAAGTGGGAGGGTGACTGTGGAAGTGAATGGTGCCATCAACATAACAGATGTTACTGCAGAAGACTCTGGTTTGTACAACTGTATTGCAGCAAGTTTTGTTGGCTCTACATCTGTCACTCTGTCAATTGTTGTCCAATTGAACATTCCCACAACTGTTACAATGTCACCAGTAACTTCACCTCTTACTGTGACGGGTGCCTCAAACAAACCAGAAAGCAGTTCTACTAACCGTGCACAAGATAATTCCACGTACTCCCTCCCTATTGTTGGCTCTACGCCTTCAAAAACTACACCCAACGTTTCCTTTCCTACTTTTGTTACCCCTACATCTTCTGAACAACCCAAGTCTACTGACACCTTCTCCCTGCCAGTTCTTGTTGGCTCTGTCTGTGGTGCAGTATTTGGCACTGCCCTACTTTTTATCATCATTCTCACAATCTGGCACAAGAAGAGGTCCAAAAATTCTCAATTGGGCTCAAATCCAGACGAAGAGGAGTATCATGATGTAATTCCTCTGTCACAAATATCAcatacagataacgttacagacCACAGAGAGCAGGTTGGCATGATTGAACATGAATATGAGGTCATACCTCCTTCCCCTCCCCCTGGAAATGTGTCAGGTCCACTGTCTGATGACCAGAATGGGTCAGCAGCTGCACATGGTGCTGATTCTCCACAGGGAGTCGTGGATGAGGAGGAATATGAGTCAGTAAAAGATGATCCTCAGTCCCACAAGTATGAAAACAGCCACGTGATAGCCAAAGATACTGAGGAAACTGTAGAGGTAATCATGGATCCAGATGATTACCTGTCGTTTGTAGTTACTGAAAAAGACACGCCACAGCCCGGCAAATGTGAGAATAGCCAGATGGCCACAGCTGCTAAAGATGCTGCAGCTGGTCCACAGGTTATCTTGGATGAGTATGAGTCAATGACTGGAAACAATGATTTTATGTCCCACAAGTATGAAAACAGCCAGGTGATcgcagctgctaaagatgctGCAGCTGGTCCACAGGTTATCTTGGATGAGTATGAGTTAATGACTGGAAACGATGATTTTATGTCCCACAAGTATGAAAACAGCCAGGTGATcgcagctgctaaagatgctGCAGCTGTTCCACAGGTTATCAGctatgagaatgatgatgagtCAACTAGAAAAGATGATCCTCAGTCCCACTATGAAAACAGCCAGGTGATCGCAGCTGTTAAAGATGCTGCAGCTGTTCCACAGGTTATCAGctatgagaatgatgatgagaCAGCTGATAATCAGACACAGGCTGACTGCTAG
- the LOC136434385 gene encoding galactose-3-O-sulfotransferase 2-like isoform X1: protein MKSLFRMDEKKLMSLVIVLAAMTSVVTYLNLSENSGVTHHVIDLEVDHLELDKPMYMDDGIPLNPAVVQRDLGHYLCILHTNVVYIYAPGADSEILHCILTRFGYLKDLFITIPVNKRSSAKDRGYHDVRSTQYLRPSGVTSPLRVYREETINVFSQPARYDREIMTEMFPENARYITMLRLPIHRFAADFVSSRLDKHFNTTAKAESPKMYLDNPEYWESQKTTSYCTRNCMSAVLGFPLDETMDMRDFQATLDAITQLDSDFALVLIYEYLDQSLVLLKRHMCWGVTDIMHYVATTSLPKKETLARLSTEEHIRNFRRVNSVDYLVYDYFNQTLWRRIKAEGPDFHKEVENFRNVQSQVAKYCRTAVDNWTSANETVIAGTTWNEKFDFTRKMCYTFGREKREWGSLLKERYFTSKRRPYKISLPKLKV, encoded by the exons atgaaaag TTTGTTCCGCATGGATGAGAAGAAGCTGATGTCACTGGTCATCGTGTTGGCCGCGATGACGTCAGTCGTGACGTACCTCAACCTCTCCGAGAACAGCGGCGTCACGCATCACGTGATCGATCTGGAGGTGGACCATCTTGAGCTGGACAAACCAATGTACATGGACGATGGCATACCGCTAAACCCAGCCGTTGTCCAGAG GGACTTGGGCCACTATCTGTGTATCCTCCATACAAACGTTGTTTACATCTACGCACCTGGAGCCGACTCCGAGATTCTACACTGTATCCTGACCAG GTTCGGTTACTTGAAGGACCTTTTCATCACCATCCCGGTTAACAAGAGAAGTTCCGCAAAAGATCGCGGCTACCATGACGTCAGATCTACGCAGTACCTCCGTCCTTCGGGCGTGACGTCACCGCTTCGCGTGTACCGAGAGGAGACGATCAACGTGTTCTCCCAACCCGCCCGCTACGACAGGGAAATCATGACAGAGATGTTCCCTGAAAATGCTCGCTACATCACAATGTTGAGACTTCCCATTCATAGGTTTGCGGCAGACTTTGTCTCCTCCCGATTGGACAAACATTTCAACACAACGGCGAAGGCAGAGTCGCCGAAAATGTACCTAGACAACCCCGAGTACTGGGAGTCACAAAAGACGACGTCCTACTGCACTAGAAACTGTATGTCTGCCGTTCTTGGGTTCCCATTGGACGAGACCATGGACATGCGGGACTTTCAGGCAACACTGGACGCCATCACACAGCTGGACTCTGACTTCGCTTTGGTTCTAATCTACGAGTACTTAgaccagtccttggtgctgctgaAGAGGCACATGTGTTGGGGCGTCACGGATATTATGCATTACGTTGCAACGACATCACTTCCCAAGAAAGAGACTCTAGCACGTTTATCAACCGAAGAGCACATTCGTAACTTCAGACGAGTGAACTCCGTCGACTACTTAGTGTACGACTATTTCAACCAGACGCTCTGGAGGAGGATCAAGGCAGAAGGGCCTGACTTCCACAAGGAGGTAGAAAACTTCCGTAACGTACAGAGCCAAGTGGCGAAGTACTGCCGGACGGCCGTGGACAACTGGACCTCGGCAAACGAAACCGTCATAGCGGGTACTACGTGGAACGAGAAGTTTGACTTCACCAGAAAAATGTGCTACACGTTTGGCCGCGAGAAACGCGAGTGGGGCAGCCTGCTCAAGGAACGTTACTTTACCTCCAAACGCCGGCCATATAAGATTTCCTTGCCGAAGTTAAAAGTCTAG
- the LOC136434385 gene encoding galactose-3-O-sulfotransferase 2-like isoform X2: MDEKKLMSLVIVLAAMTSVVTYLNLSENSGVTHHVIDLEVDHLELDKPMYMDDGIPLNPAVVQRDLGHYLCILHTNVVYIYAPGADSEILHCILTRFGYLKDLFITIPVNKRSSAKDRGYHDVRSTQYLRPSGVTSPLRVYREETINVFSQPARYDREIMTEMFPENARYITMLRLPIHRFAADFVSSRLDKHFNTTAKAESPKMYLDNPEYWESQKTTSYCTRNCMSAVLGFPLDETMDMRDFQATLDAITQLDSDFALVLIYEYLDQSLVLLKRHMCWGVTDIMHYVATTSLPKKETLARLSTEEHIRNFRRVNSVDYLVYDYFNQTLWRRIKAEGPDFHKEVENFRNVQSQVAKYCRTAVDNWTSANETVIAGTTWNEKFDFTRKMCYTFGREKREWGSLLKERYFTSKRRPYKISLPKLKV, encoded by the exons ATGGATGAGAAGAAGCTGATGTCACTGGTCATCGTGTTGGCCGCGATGACGTCAGTCGTGACGTACCTCAACCTCTCCGAGAACAGCGGCGTCACGCATCACGTGATCGATCTGGAGGTGGACCATCTTGAGCTGGACAAACCAATGTACATGGACGATGGCATACCGCTAAACCCAGCCGTTGTCCAGAG GGACTTGGGCCACTATCTGTGTATCCTCCATACAAACGTTGTTTACATCTACGCACCTGGAGCCGACTCCGAGATTCTACACTGTATCCTGACCAG GTTCGGTTACTTGAAGGACCTTTTCATCACCATCCCGGTTAACAAGAGAAGTTCCGCAAAAGATCGCGGCTACCATGACGTCAGATCTACGCAGTACCTCCGTCCTTCGGGCGTGACGTCACCGCTTCGCGTGTACCGAGAGGAGACGATCAACGTGTTCTCCCAACCCGCCCGCTACGACAGGGAAATCATGACAGAGATGTTCCCTGAAAATGCTCGCTACATCACAATGTTGAGACTTCCCATTCATAGGTTTGCGGCAGACTTTGTCTCCTCCCGATTGGACAAACATTTCAACACAACGGCGAAGGCAGAGTCGCCGAAAATGTACCTAGACAACCCCGAGTACTGGGAGTCACAAAAGACGACGTCCTACTGCACTAGAAACTGTATGTCTGCCGTTCTTGGGTTCCCATTGGACGAGACCATGGACATGCGGGACTTTCAGGCAACACTGGACGCCATCACACAGCTGGACTCTGACTTCGCTTTGGTTCTAATCTACGAGTACTTAgaccagtccttggtgctgctgaAGAGGCACATGTGTTGGGGCGTCACGGATATTATGCATTACGTTGCAACGACATCACTTCCCAAGAAAGAGACTCTAGCACGTTTATCAACCGAAGAGCACATTCGTAACTTCAGACGAGTGAACTCCGTCGACTACTTAGTGTACGACTATTTCAACCAGACGCTCTGGAGGAGGATCAAGGCAGAAGGGCCTGACTTCCACAAGGAGGTAGAAAACTTCCGTAACGTACAGAGCCAAGTGGCGAAGTACTGCCGGACGGCCGTGGACAACTGGACCTCGGCAAACGAAACCGTCATAGCGGGTACTACGTGGAACGAGAAGTTTGACTTCACCAGAAAAATGTGCTACACGTTTGGCCGCGAGAAACGCGAGTGGGGCAGCCTGCTCAAGGAACGTTACTTTACCTCCAAACGCCGGCCATATAAGATTTCCTTGCCGAAGTTAAAAGTCTAG